The Denticeps clupeoides chromosome 4, fDenClu1.1, whole genome shotgun sequence genome segment CgaaaaaagtacatttagaatatttaaattttCAGAAATTTCAAGGCTTTTCTTCTGTACAGatcataaaatgcaataaacctTTTTAATGGGAGGAAATTTGCAGGGGCCATCAGATGCTGCCAAAGCAACGTTTTTTTTGCCACAGTCATCTGGTGAGGCAAACAAAGAGAGCGTTACTACCAGTTCACACACCAACTCTCCATCAGACTTCCACTTCTTTCCCACATAGGAGGGCAGACAGATCATTTATCATTTGGATCCATATGCAGTACAAACATTCAATGTTCATTAACACAATTAATATACTGTGTTACGTTTTACTTTGTCTTTTCGGTCTTGTTGTGTTATGTATGAGAGGTCTGTATTCAAAATGTACAGAATATTTTCCAGAAGACAAAGGTTATGATTTTGTAAGATCCCCCCGCTGACCTACAGGCCCTGACCTTTTCCTGACCTGTGCAGCGCTCCCAACTCTGCACGTAAAACCCAGGTGAACTAAAGCTCAGATAATGGGATCCACTGCGTGACAATGGGAATAGAAGGATTACTGCTTCTTTAGTCCATGCTTTATGGTATAGCAAATTATTGAATTAAACAGCCAGGCCAAAGGTCATGGAAGGTCATGCAAAGGAGGAGAATGGCAGGATGTAATGAGCCGTACACAGGAAGAAAATAACGTTTACCCTGGCTTGTCTGGATGTTGCATTTGCACCTTAAATGGCGTTAAATCGTGTGCTTGCTCTGCGATCGATGGCCAGTGGCAGTGATACTGAAGCTTTCCCTTCCGCAACATAACTGATTTAACCACCGCGCTTTAAACGTGCTTTTAGTCCCTGGAGATTATTACTGAAATCTGGTCCACCCAGATAGTGTGCCTACTTGAGGGACGACTTTTAGTCTACAGGTGGATCAGCTCCGCCCCAGTACTAGAGGCATATACGTGGAACTCCGGCTCTAATCCTTCACTTCTGCGTGATCACTCTATCCCCGCTGGCAGGGGCTGCCGTGCCACTGGATTCTGTGCCGACTCAACATTAATGACTTAATGGGATGGATGTGCCTGTCATGTTGCCAGTATTGTCATAGCAGACAAATGGCATCTTGTACTACAGGACATATGTGGTCATATCCCGTTCAGGCTCACAATTGCAAAATTTCGCGGTGAAGCatagtgaatttttttaaataccttttttttcagAGAGTTCGTATGGAGCCGTActgagaaagtgaaagtgaagtgactgtcattgtgaaatttgtcctctgcttttaaccatcacccttggtgagcagtgggcagccatgacaggtgcccggggagcagtgtgtggggacggtgctttgctcagtggcacctcagtggcaccttggcgactcgggattcgaaccagcaaccttctgattacggggccgcttccttaaccgctaggcaactaCTGCCCCGGGTGTAAAAGGTGTAAAAGGCTGCAATTTTACCCCTCTCTGCCTCCCTTTTAGGTGAGGGCACTAGATTCAGATGGCGGTGATTTTGGCAAAGTACGATACTTCCTCTCTGATGGCTTTAATAAGGAGGACCAGCGATCCCTCTTCCACATCAACCCTGCTACTGGAGAGATCTGTGTTGACCAGGACATTGACCGTGATGCAGGGATAGTGACCTATGACCTTCTTGTCAAAGCAGAAGATTGGGTGGTGTATTTCTGGACATATTTGCTACGAATTGTCCGAAAATGTTAACAATCACCATTGAAACCATCTTTATCATACTTTTTCAGGTGTAGCAATGAACAGTGAACAGTGTCATTACAGCTCATTAAATAATAGTATAGTTCATTGAATTACATCTGAGTGATCATTGTCATAAACAAGAGTATATTGTCATGTGATTTGGGTCACTAGGGTGGCCTCGGCACACAGGCATACGTTCACATCGAGGTGGAGGACCTGAACGATAATGCCCCTGTTTTCAACCCGGAAAAAATACGTCACAAGTGTCAGCAGCCATGCTATGCCCGGAACTGAAATCCTCAACGTCATCGCTGCTGACCGGGATTCCGGGAGCTACGGAGAAATCACATACAACATTGTCCCAGGAGActcttcctcttttttctcCGTAGACAAATCTTCAGGTAATCTAGAAGCCCCTCCCCCCACGATTTCACTCACACTGTAGTGATGCGTAACATTCACAGGAAACACTGTCATGCAATTAAATATGTCATGTATATTctgcaattgtttttttttaatgagaacaAATGGGTTGGTTAAAATATCAATTATTGCCTCACATAACAAAGGGCTTCTGCAATCGTTTATTCTCTGTGTTCAGAAGCACACGCCATGTAATGTGACCAGATTTAGTCACATCTAATCAAGTGACTCAACTGATCCATAATAACCAGTCCGCTGTCGCACACAACCCGTACGCTTGTACTTACTCTCTCTTGCACACTGCAAGGTTTGTGTAAGCTCACTACCCTGGGTGTAATCACTGGTGTCATCCCTCAGCGGGGCTCCATCAGATTTAAAGACCCACACTATAAATCCACAGTGGACACCCACGCCTCAGTGCCCAAGGCTGTCCATGGTGTTGAACTGCACTTAATGGATATCTGCCTAAAGATGTGAATAACACGttgtatatatttctttttgtatATGCTTCTGCATACTAAAATTGTGTGCATTCATATGCTGTACAGGTCGAACTGTAGGTGCCTTCTGCATTAGGAATTTGCCAGCAGTTTGAGCGCACCATCTGCTGTGTAGGCCTTCTTATCGTAATGAGTCTTCTGAACTAGCCTAGCCTGAAATCAGAGAGATTTTAAGGTAAATTTAGGATAGAAAAATTAGCAGGCCTCACGCCATCTGTCAGGATTAGCAGCAGTTCAGGCCGAATGTGTGATCTAATAGACTTTTAATGTGTAAtatcatacatttaaatgtgtaaatagtTTGTTATGTCTTTGTAACTATGAAttctacatttttgtgtttgtccacaGGTGCAGTGACCCTGAGCTCTTCCCTGTCCTCTCTGGGCAGTGCCAGTGTTAAGTTCTCCATTTCGGCAAAGGATGGTGATGGCCGGGCGGCCACACAGCCTGCAGATGTGACAGTCAACATCTTCCACAGCAGCCACGTGCCGGCTCTCTTCCAGAAGTGGTGCTACTCCTTCTCTGTACCTGAGGATGCACCAGTGGGCTCTGCCGTTGGTACTGTCCAGGCCGTCACGCCTTCCAGTGAGTGCCAACGCAAACTGTATTTCTGGGTGACGTTTGGCGAActtgaaaatgaacaaaaatctgTCCACAAATGAATTTTACTACTTATCGTACATGCTATACAGGTAGAGAACTCGGGGGCGATCAGATCTCCTACACTGCCAATGATGCACACTGCTGCTACAATACTTCTTGTTCTATTCTCCTTAACAATCCAGCAATTAGTCAATATCATGAACAATTATTCGCTTATCGTCTTAGCGACGTTCACTAGGTGGCACATACTTATTATATGATGGAAAGAGGCTGTATTTCATACATGTTCTTGCATTCCTTTGTACTTACATATATAAAGAAACAGATCAAATCATTAAATAcgcacacttcaaatacacaaaatgcacaaatctgAATTTTATTTTCCAGTGTACAAGTACAAAAGGATGATTACTTGGGTGCAGTAGTTTTTTTAGTATAGAAGATCTGTCCTTGACTTTCTCCATTACCGATGGTGTAGATATGAACACTGTAATACCATTTTTATGtgtatgtctgatatgtatgcatatggtgTTGTGGCCCCTCAGCTAAAACGTTTACCCACCCCTATGCTATATCTACTATTTACTTTGAATCAACATTTTTCTAACTTGGCTGAAATGAAAGAAGTGATGTGGTGTTTTACATTATTCCATTCCTGATAATCGTGCTGCCATCTCTACTCCTGTCTAGCCGATAACGGCACCATTCACATGTGGGACTGGAGAACGGGATACAACTTCCAGAGGATCCATGCAGCTGTGCAGCCCGGATCACTGGACAGCGAGTCAGGAATCTTTGACTGCACATTCGACCACTCAGAGAGCCGCCTGATAACCGCCGAGGCAGACAAGACCATTAAAGTGTACAAGGAAGACGACACAGCGGTATGATCTCTATAACGTGTCGTAGTTTTAGTGccgtgtctgttttttttttttctgtgccattttttttaataccaatTTTAAAATCCTTCATATGGCTATGCAGACAGTAAATGTCTTTGAAATGttactaattaattaatatcaTCCTGCTTACAGACTGAGGAAACCCACCCTGTCAACTGGAAGCCTGAAATCCTCAAGAGGAAgagattttaactttttttttttttttttttttttgtactcatGTTTTCCGAACCCTCTTGCAGTGTGTTTCAATTTGCTCAGTTAAATGTCCACTGTAAATAACATAGTTAGAAAAGCTTGCTTTCAATGTCGGCTTATTATTCCTTATTGTTCTGAAACAACATTCAGTGGTTCATATTGCATCAATTTTTCCATTTGTACCAAAATCATTCAAGAAACCATTTGCAATCTTCGGTATATGAAGACAGCCCAATCAAGCAGCCATTCTGCACAGCCAAGATCTTTCCAGAACTTTTGTTCTTGATGATCACAGCTCGTTCATGACTTTGGTTCCTCTCGTCAACCATCAGAAGCCACCCTTCAGACCCACTGGGGCTTTCTTTAGTATGCAATGTGTCACCGTTAGGATCAAACCCTACAAAACAATGTATGTTCAGGTCAATGTATGGAATAatgaataaaccttttttttttttttatctctttgaatgttttctgtgtATAAAACGTTTACCAAGGTGTCCGCTGTACACCAGGTTCCTGTAGTATTTGCATCCTGTTCCCCTGATTTCCTCCCAGTACCTGTTGTCTCCTGGGTTTTCATGGAGTGCCACAGTGATCCCATCTGCTTCTTAAAGAAGTGAGAACAGTCCCAAAACAATCGCAACAAGACAAAATTGCTAGAACAGTAACGAATGTACCTTGTTGTACGATGTAAAGTTGAGTGAGTGCATGACGGAAACTTCGACCCGCTTTCACCATCCTCGGCCTTGACGTCTCAGAGGAGGGCTTTATCTGATTCAGTGGCGTTTCACCGGCAAGAAGGTTTCCAGCAACAAACATGAGCTCTGCCTCCAGATGCTTCATGCATCTGTCAAAGTGCTCCTCGTCTTTTTCTGCATCCCTGGTGCATCATTGGATCGTCTTgtagtaatttaaaaaaaaaaaaaaaaaaaaaacctcaggaTGGTAACAAGTATTTAGATGAGAACTCACCTGAAGTCCACCCAGAGGAGGCCGGCAGTGAGCAGCCCCAGCCACTCGCTCGCCTCCCAGTTTTTCGCGACCATGACCGGAACGATGGTCACTCCTTGGCCGTCGGCGCAGTTTAACTCTCGCCTGCTGCTCCTCGAACCTTGGTACGCAGGTGTCATGAAGGGGCACACGATAGCTGCCCCTTCAACACCACCAGCCGTTCTTCAGAggcagaaatgtacatttacatttacagcatttaccagacgcccttatccagagcgacttgcaatcagtatttacagggacagtcctcctggagacactcagggttaagtgtcttgctcgggacacgatggtagtaagtgggatttgaacccgggtcttctggttcatagccgagtgttttacccactaggctactaccacccaggaaTGGACAGTTAACCCACTTGGTTATTATTAGTGGGTAATTACGTGTTTACTCACACGTCACTGTCACTCCCCGAGGCCGCATCTTCTACGTCCATCCACGCCGGCCAGCCGCTCTCCTTCAGCCGGTCGTAGGTCCTCTTCACCAGTGGCTGCTTTGCCCACTGGTAAGAAAGCACGACGTGACCGGCCATCGCGGTTTGCACCATCAGATGAGCAGAGCTCGGGTTCCACCTGCGCGGAGGTGAACCGGAGGAGCCAATGGGGGGGCTGGCACGCCCCCACGTGGCCGATCACGCACATGAAAAATTCATTAGAGATGCTGATACGCTACCTCCACAATGCAGCAGGCCCACGTAATAATACGTCGGAAATACCTCCATACATCGTTATCAAGAGGTTATGGTTATGACCACGTCGCACATCACTGCAGAATGAGATTCATTAGAAACATTCGGAAATGtggaaaataaagttttttttacgcTCGTAGTTTCATTTGTATGTG includes the following:
- the LOC114788009 gene encoding uncharacterized protein LOC114788009 isoform X3; the encoded protein is MAGHVVLSYQWAKQPLVKRTYDRLKESGWPAWMDVEDAASGSDSDVTAGGVEGAAIVCPFMTPAYQGSRSSRRELNCADGQGVTIVPVMVAKNWEASEWLGLLTAGLLWVDFRDAEKDEEHFDRCMKHLEAELMFVAGNLLAGETPLNQIKPSSETSRPRMVKAGRSFRHALTQLYIVQQDGITVALHENPGDNRYWEEIRGTGCKYYRNLVYSGHLGFDPNGDTLHTKESPSGSEGWLLMVDERNQSHERAVIIKNKSSGKILAVQNGCLIGLSSYTEDCKWFLE
- the LOC114788009 gene encoding uncharacterized protein LOC114788009 isoform X2 gives rise to the protein MAGHVVLSYQWAKQPLVKRTYDRLKESGWPAWMDVEDAASGSDSDVTAGGVEGAAIVCPFMTPAYQGSRSSRRELNCADGQGVTIVPVMVAKNWEASEWLGLLTAGLLWVDFRDAEKDEEHFDRCMKHLEAELMFVAGNLLAGETPLNQIKPSSETSRPRMVKAGRSFRHALTQLYIVQQADGITVALHENPGDNRYWEEIRGTGCKYYRNLVYSGHLGFDPNGDTLHTKESPSGSEGWLLMVDERNQSHERAVIIKNKSSGKILAVQNGCLIGLSSYTEDCKWFLE
- the LOC114788009 gene encoding uncharacterized protein LOC114788009 isoform X1, with amino-acid sequence MAGHVVLSYQWAKQPLVKRTYDRLKESGWPAWMDVEDAASGSDSDVTAGGVEGAAIVCPFMTPAYQGSRSSRRELNCADGQGVTIVPVMVAKNWEASEWLGLLTAGLLWVDFRDAEKDEEHFDRCMKHLEAELMFVAGNLLAGETPLNQIKPSSETSRPRMVKAGRSFRHALTQLYIVQQEADGITVALHENPGDNRYWEEIRGTGCKYYRNLVYSGHLGFDPNGDTLHTKESPSGSEGWLLMVDERNQSHERAVIIKNKSSGKILAVQNGCLIGLSSYTEDCKWFLE